A genomic segment from Desulfurella amilsii encodes:
- a CDS encoding DUF4917 family protein, with the protein MKTYQEIIDYLNSKKRQKHLLIGNGFSMAYNPSIFSYNALSRFVEKSKNDLLNELFTVIKNKNFELLMQQLNISKSIISALGGDKNLIDKIDEASLVLKESLIEAVKELHPEHVLKIPEEDSKKCAIFLKEYIEKEGKIFSTNYDLLLYWVLMRNKIPNAIDGFGRDVIDQGHPVPEDQIVSSGLQWGNNRINQNIFYLHGALLLFDTGIEIIKEKYDGVNYLLENIKHRIANKEYPIFVTAGSGKDKLNHIMHNKYLSFCYEALTKIEGSLITFGFNFGEYDEHIIEAINKAAKNGSQTGNKLLSTYIGVYSEKDKKHIESIETKFKCEVHIFDAKTVNIW; encoded by the coding sequence ATGAAAACTTATCAAGAAATAATCGACTATCTAAATTCAAAGAAGAGACAAAAACACCTTTTAATTGGAAATGGTTTTAGTATGGCTTATAATCCAAGCATTTTCTCATATAATGCGCTGAGCCGATTTGTAGAAAAATCAAAAAATGACTTGCTTAATGAGTTATTCACTGTTATAAAAAATAAAAACTTTGAACTTCTAATGCAACAATTAAATATAAGCAAATCAATTATATCTGCTTTAGGTGGTGATAAAAATCTGATCGATAAAATCGATGAAGCAAGTTTAGTATTGAAAGAATCACTAATTGAAGCTGTAAAAGAACTGCATCCTGAACATGTATTAAAGATACCAGAAGAAGATAGCAAAAAATGTGCTATTTTTTTAAAAGAATATATTGAAAAAGAAGGGAAAATATTTTCAACAAATTACGATCTTTTACTCTATTGGGTTTTAATGAGGAACAAAATTCCAAATGCAATTGATGGATTTGGCCGTGATGTGATTGATCAGGGGCATCCTGTTCCTGAAGATCAAATTGTGTCATCTGGATTGCAATGGGGCAATAATAGGATAAATCAGAATATATTTTACCTTCATGGTGCATTACTATTATTCGATACAGGCATCGAAATAATCAAAGAAAAATATGATGGCGTCAATTATCTCTTGGAGAATATTAAACATAGAATTGCCAATAAAGAGTATCCGATTTTCGTTACTGCTGGCAGCGGGAAAGACAAGCTTAATCATATAATGCATAATAAATATCTTTCATTTTGCTACGAGGCATTGACTAAAATAGAAGGGTCATTGATCACATTTGGTTTTAATTTTGGTGAATATGATGAACACATTATCGAGGCAATTAATAAAGCCGCTAAAAATGGGAGTCAAACTGGAAATAAATTATTAAGCACATATATTGGCGTCTATTCTGAAAAGGATAAAAAGCATATCGAATCCATCGAAACAAAGTTCAAATGCGAAGTACATATATTCGATGCTAAAACTGTTAATATTTGGTAA